One Festucalex cinctus isolate MCC-2025b chromosome 1, RoL_Fcin_1.0, whole genome shotgun sequence genomic region harbors:
- the aimp2 gene encoding aminoacyl tRNA synthase complex-interacting multifunctional protein 2 isoform X2, whose amino-acid sequence MYQNGEVDPAVRALEARQDEIMRKLYELKAAVEGLAKTVTTPDADMDLTVSGSLSSQSSSSAAFQGAADLDKLLGKDLGALRDVVINANPAQPPLTLLVLHKLLCQRYRVLSTVHVHSSVSGVPPQLLSCLGPRHPDSYARHLFQLGFTLIWKDVPKLQMKFSVQNMCTIEGEANVARFLFKLLAPYPSDAASATLVDGWVDTAFFQLAEGGAKERAAVLRALNSALGRGPWLAGRDVSLADVACYCCLLLASPASSVPANVQRWLQSCENLGHFGPAKVLLQ is encoded by the exons ATGTACCAG AATGGCGAGGTGGACCCGGCTGTTAGAGCCCTGGAGGCCCGTCAGGACGAGATCATGCGCAAACTGTACGAGCTGAAGGCGGCCGTGGAGGGCCTGGCCAAGACAGTGACCACGCCAGACGCTGACATGGATCTGACAGTCAGCGGAAGTCTCTCATCCCAGAGCTCCAGCTCTGCTGCCTTCCAGGGCGCGGCCGACCTCGACAAGCTACTGGGAAAG GACCTCGGCGCTCTCCGTGACGTCGTCATCAACGCCAACCCGGCGCAGCCGCCCCTCACCCTCCTGGTTCTCCACAAGCTGCTGTGCCAGCGTTATCGGGTGCTCTCCACCGTCCATGTCCACTCGTCAGTCAGCGGCGTGCCACCTCAGCTCCTCTCCTGCCTCGGCCCGCGCCATCCCGACAGCTACGCCCGACATCTCTTCCAGCTTGGCTTCACCCTCATATGGAAAGACG TCCCCAAACTGCAGATGAAGTTTAGCGTTCAGAACATGTGCACCATCGAAGGCGAGGCCAACGTAGCACGCTTCCTCTTCAAGCTTCTTGCGCCGTACCCGTCGGACGCCGCGTCGGCCACCCTGGTGGACGGCTGGGTGGACACGGCCTTCTTCCAGCTGGCCGAGGGCGGCGCCAAAGAGCGGGCCGCCGTCCTGCGCGCTCTCAACTCGGCCCTGGGCCGCGGGCCCTGGCTGGCCGGGCGCGACGTCTCCCTGGCCGACGTGGCGTGCTACTGCTGCTTGCTGCTCGCCAGCCCCGCCTCCTCGGTCCCCGCCAACGTCCAGCGTTGGCTGCAGTCCTGCGAGAACCTGGGCCACTTCGGCCCCGCCAAGGTACTCCTACAGTGA
- the zbedx gene encoding zinc finger BED domain-containing protein 4: MDLEYNAGCGETKSAIHSWRYRHHFSYKADQGKNIIVQCNLCLPRVNLLSTSKTSTSNLKKHLDRAHVGCDARPDPKRGRKKEDYNGEESSHGQLKKIKAEILSKCVTQEKIDDLIFNYIVEDCQPFHVLEQPGFKKLIVRLTEGLHPMDRVTLFSKVDVSFSRMREELISKLAGVQYVCTTADLWTVGGGTFFGMTCHWIDGNSLERKSAALGFARMQGRLKYDSVAARIHDIHVAYGIESKVQTTVTDNASPFVNVFKEFALDGTDCSDDVGVFENVCAVLEGEPEQDMLLFLPTIQRCASHTLEQIVTEDFWRAVSQGPMCQLYYSTMSKVYSIWTKCHHLQVGMEAAEEIKKMALFVPAVIRWNVEYCALQKIVSLTERELTELSARLDVGRLQPEEMDFLKEYVTVFHPLAFALELFQAEQKCYLGLVIPTVLSLKNKLNEHKDSAKYFGDVIVAMVSAIEVRFRELFTSDEAKFATATTPQFRLWWLAASERDEMCSLLATEASQVDLCDVTEITTTQNITIKSEDDFFSYGSAKPTAHIQERGVTEEIRKYVEGTGKSLECLQDFPRVKQLFLKYNTTLPSTAPIQRLFSQKGNLATSQRNFLTDDYFERIQMLRYNINVCSVLNS; this comes from the exons ATGGACCTGGAGTACAATGCAGGCTGTGGCGAGACCAAATCGGCCATACATTCTTGGCGTTATCGCCACCATTTCTCGTACAAGGCAGATCAAGGAAAAAATATCATCGTGCAATGTAATCTGTGCCTGCCGAGGGTAAACCTGCTGTCCACGTCCAAGACGTCTACGTCAAACCTAAAGAAGCACTTGGAC AGAGCACATGTAGGATGCGACGCCAGGCCCGATCCAAAGCGAGGTAGGAAGAAGGAGGACTACAACGGCGAGGAAAGTAGCCACGGTCAACTCAAAAAGATCAAAGCGGAGATCCTCTCCAAATGCGTGACCCAGGAAAAGATCGACGACCTCATTTTCAACTACATCGTGGAGGACTGTCAGCCCTTTCATGTGCTGGAGCAGCCCGGCTTCAAGAAACTGATCGTGCGCCTGACCGAGGGTCTCCACCCCATGGACAGGGTGACCTTATTCTCCAAGGTGGATGTCAGTTTCTCCAGGATGCGCGAGGAGCTGATCTCCAAGCTCGCCGGCGTCCAGTACGTGTGCACCACGGCCGACTTGTGGACCGTCGGCGGCGGCACCTTCTTCGGCATGACGTGCCACTGGATCGACGGCAACTCGCTGGAGCGCAAGTCGGCGGCTCTGGGCTTCGCCAGGATGCAAGGCCGGCTCAAGTACGACTCGGTGGCCGCCAGGATACACGACATCCACGTGGCGTACGGCATCGAAAGCAAAGTTCAAACCACCGTCACCGACAACGCCAGCCCCTTTGTCAACGTGTTCAAAGAGTTTGCGCTGGACGGCACGGATTGCAGCGACGACGTTGGCGTTTTTGAAAACGTCTGCGCCGTGCTGGAGGGCGAGCCGGAGCAGGACATGCTCCTGTTCCTGCCCACCATCCAACGCTGCGCCTCGCACACCTTAGAGCAGATAGTCACGGAGGACTTTTGGCGAGCCGTGTCGCAGGGACCCATGTGCCAGTTGTATTACAGCACAATGTCCAAGGTCTACTCCATTTGGACCAAATGCCACCACCTCCAGGTTGGCATGGAAGCGGCGGAGGAGATCAAGAAGATGGCCTTGTTCGTGCCGGCCGTCATACGCTGGAACGTGGAGTACTGCGCCCTGCAGAAGATCGTCTCGCTCACGGAACGGGAGCTGACGGAGCTGTCGGCCCGCCTGGACGTCGGCCGCCTGCAGCCCGAGGAGATGGACTTCCTCAAGGAATACGTCACCGTGTTCCACCCGCTGGCTTTCGCGCTGGAGCTTTTCCAAGCCGAGCAGAAATGCTACCTGGGCCTGGTCATCCCGACCGTCCTCAGTCTCAAGAACAAGCTGAACGAGCACAAGGATTCCGCCAAGTATTTCGGCGACGTCATCGTCGCCATGGTGAGCGCCATCGAAGTGCGCTTCCGCGAGCTGTTTACCAGCGACGAGGCCAAGTTCGCCACGGCCACCACTCCCCAGTTCCGCCTGTGGTGGCTGGCCGCCTCCGAACGTGATGAGATGTGCTCCCTGCTGGCCACCGAGGCCTCCCAG GTGGACCTCTGCGACGTGACCGAGATCACCACCACCCAAAACATCACCATCAAATCCGAAGACGACTTCTTCAGCTACGGCTCGGCCAAGCCCACGGCTCACATTCAGGAGCGCGGCGTCACGGAGGAGATCCGCAAGTACGTGGAAGGAACCGGCAAGAGCCTGGAGTGCTTGCAGGACTTCCCCAGGGTGAAGCAGCTGTTCCTCAAGTACAACACCACCTTGCCGTCCACCGCGCCCATCCAGAGGCTCTTCAGCCAGAAAGGCAACCTGGCCACCTCGCAAAGAAACTTTCTGACCGACGACTACTTTGAACGCATTCAGATGCTGAGATACAACATCAACGTGTGTTCTGTGCTCAACAGCTGA
- the aimp2 gene encoding aminoacyl tRNA synthase complex-interacting multifunctional protein 2 isoform X1, with translation MYQVKPMCEGDIKVDLPTCMYKLANIHARSENSCNYEHALQNGEVDPAVRALEARQDEIMRKLYELKAAVEGLAKTVTTPDADMDLTVSGSLSSQSSSSAAFQGAADLDKLLGKDLGALRDVVINANPAQPPLTLLVLHKLLCQRYRVLSTVHVHSSVSGVPPQLLSCLGPRHPDSYARHLFQLGFTLIWKDVPKLQMKFSVQNMCTIEGEANVARFLFKLLAPYPSDAASATLVDGWVDTAFFQLAEGGAKERAAVLRALNSALGRGPWLAGRDVSLADVACYCCLLLASPASSVPANVQRWLQSCENLGHFGPAKVLLQ, from the exons ATGTACCAGGTAAAGCCGATGTGTGAGGGTGACATCAAGGTTGATTTGCCCACCTGCATGTACAAGCTTGCAAATATCCACGCGCGTTCGGAGAACAGCTGCAACTACGAGCACGCGCTTCAG AATGGCGAGGTGGACCCGGCTGTTAGAGCCCTGGAGGCCCGTCAGGACGAGATCATGCGCAAACTGTACGAGCTGAAGGCGGCCGTGGAGGGCCTGGCCAAGACAGTGACCACGCCAGACGCTGACATGGATCTGACAGTCAGCGGAAGTCTCTCATCCCAGAGCTCCAGCTCTGCTGCCTTCCAGGGCGCGGCCGACCTCGACAAGCTACTGGGAAAG GACCTCGGCGCTCTCCGTGACGTCGTCATCAACGCCAACCCGGCGCAGCCGCCCCTCACCCTCCTGGTTCTCCACAAGCTGCTGTGCCAGCGTTATCGGGTGCTCTCCACCGTCCATGTCCACTCGTCAGTCAGCGGCGTGCCACCTCAGCTCCTCTCCTGCCTCGGCCCGCGCCATCCCGACAGCTACGCCCGACATCTCTTCCAGCTTGGCTTCACCCTCATATGGAAAGACG TCCCCAAACTGCAGATGAAGTTTAGCGTTCAGAACATGTGCACCATCGAAGGCGAGGCCAACGTAGCACGCTTCCTCTTCAAGCTTCTTGCGCCGTACCCGTCGGACGCCGCGTCGGCCACCCTGGTGGACGGCTGGGTGGACACGGCCTTCTTCCAGCTGGCCGAGGGCGGCGCCAAAGAGCGGGCCGCCGTCCTGCGCGCTCTCAACTCGGCCCTGGGCCGCGGGCCCTGGCTGGCCGGGCGCGACGTCTCCCTGGCCGACGTGGCGTGCTACTGCTGCTTGCTGCTCGCCAGCCCCGCCTCCTCGGTCCCCGCCAACGTCCAGCGTTGGCTGCAGTCCTGCGAGAACCTGGGCCACTTCGGCCCCGCCAAGGTACTCCTACAGTGA